A genome region from Staphylococcus capitis subsp. capitis includes the following:
- the coaE gene encoding dephospho-CoA kinase (Dephospho-CoA kinase (CoaE) performs the final step in coenzyme A biosynthesis.), whose protein sequence is MPKIIGLTGGIATGKSTVSELLTAYGFKVVDADIASRKAVKKGSKGLDQIREKFGQEAIDDNGEMNRKYVGELVFNNPEQRIELNKIVHPIVREIMEEEKNHYLNEGYNVIMDIPLLFENDLQDTVDEVWVVYTSESIQIERLMERNDLSQEDAKARVYSQISIDKKSRMADHVIDNLGDKLELKQNLQQLLEEEGYID, encoded by the coding sequence ATGCCAAAGATTATTGGACTAACAGGTGGAATCGCAACTGGTAAATCAACAGTCTCAGAATTATTAACTGCTTATGGATTTAAGGTTGTTGATGCGGATATTGCATCTCGAAAAGCTGTTAAGAAGGGTTCAAAAGGATTAGATCAAATAAGAGAGAAATTTGGTCAAGAAGCTATTGACGACAATGGTGAGATGAATCGTAAATATGTTGGAGAACTTGTCTTTAATAATCCAGAACAACGAATAGAACTTAATAAGATAGTTCATCCTATTGTTAGAGAAATAATGGAAGAAGAGAAGAATCACTACCTAAATGAGGGATACAATGTCATTATGGATATTCCTTTGTTATTTGAAAATGATTTACAAGATACTGTGGATGAAGTTTGGGTAGTTTACACTTCTGAAAGTATTCAAATTGAACGTTTAATGGAAAGAAATGATTTATCACAAGAAGATGCTAAGGCACGTGTGTATAGTCAAATATCTATTGATAAGAAAAGTAGAATGGCGGATCATGTCATAGACAATCTAGGTGATAAACTTGAATTAAAACAAAATTTACAACAACTTCTTGAAGAAGAAGGTTATATTGATTAA
- a CDS encoding citrate synthase, which translates to MAELQRGLEGVIAAETKISSIIDSQLTYAGYDIDDLAENAQFEEIIFLLWNYRLPNKEELKELKEKLFEFMTLNERVYKHFEEYVTDDVHPMTALRTSVSYIAHFDPDAEDESEDKKYERAIRIQAKIASLVTAFARVREGKEPVKPNSELSYAANFLYMLRGELPTDIEVEAFNKALILHADHELNASAFTARCAVSSLSDMYSGIVAAVGSLKGPLHGGANERVMAMLKEVGSTDNVDSYLDERFANKDKVMGFGHRVYKDGDPRAKYLREMSRKITEETGQSELFDISLAIEKRMKDEKGLIPNVDFFSATVYHSMNIPHDLFTPIFAVSRTSGWIAHILEQYRDNRIMRPRAQYIGEKDRKYVPIEER; encoded by the coding sequence ATGGCAGAATTACAAAGAGGTTTAGAAGGGGTTATTGCAGCTGAAACTAAGATCAGCTCAATAATTGACAGTCAATTGACATATGCGGGCTATGATATTGATGATCTCGCAGAAAATGCCCAATTCGAAGAAATTATTTTCTTACTTTGGAATTATAGACTTCCAAATAAAGAAGAATTAAAAGAATTGAAAGAAAAATTATTTGAGTTTATGACTCTAAACGAAAGAGTTTATAAACACTTTGAAGAGTATGTAACTGATGATGTTCATCCTATGACAGCGTTACGTACATCTGTATCTTATATTGCTCATTTCGATCCAGATGCTGAAGATGAATCTGAAGATAAAAAGTATGAAAGAGCAATTCGTATTCAAGCAAAAATTGCTTCATTAGTTACGGCTTTTGCAAGAGTAAGAGAAGGTAAAGAACCTGTTAAACCTAATTCAGAATTAAGTTATGCAGCGAACTTCTTATACATGTTAAGAGGCGAACTTCCAACTGACATTGAAGTTGAAGCATTCAATAAAGCTTTAATTTTACATGCCGATCATGAATTAAACGCATCTGCATTCACTGCTCGTTGTGCTGTTTCATCACTCTCTGATATGTATTCAGGTATTGTTGCTGCTGTAGGTTCATTAAAAGGGCCTCTACACGGTGGTGCAAATGAACGTGTAATGGCAATGTTAAAAGAAGTAGGTAGTACTGATAATGTTGATAGTTACCTTGATGAGAGATTCGCTAATAAAGATAAAGTAATGGGCTTCGGTCACCGTGTATATAAAGATGGTGATCCACGTGCTAAATATTTACGTGAAATGAGCCGTAAAATTACTGAAGAAACTGGTCAAAGCGAATTATTTGATATTTCATTAGCTATTGAAAAGCGTATGAAAGATGAAAAAGGCTTAATTCCAAATGTTGATTTCTTCAGTGCAACTGTTTATCACAGTATGAACATTCCTCATGATTTATTTACACCAATCTTTGCAGTAAGTCGTACTTCTGGTTGGATTGCTCATATATTAGAACAATATCGAGACAACAGAATTATGAGACCAAGAGCTCAATATATTGGTGAGAAAGATCGTAAATATGTTCCTATTGAAGAAAGATAA
- the mutM gene encoding bifunctional DNA-formamidopyrimidine glycosylase/DNA-(apurinic or apyrimidinic site) lyase, producing the protein MPELPEVEHVKRGIEPFVINEKIDKVIFSEKVIEGKNNQRETIIKGIELDSFKKLTEGYVISEVLRRSKYIVFHIEKDNDRRILISHLGMAGGFFVVDDLKEIGTPNYRKHWQVIFELNNGKKLVYSDIRRFGEIRNIANYESYPPFLEIAPEPFDKEAMIHYLSCFDINKYANKPIKQMILDHKVIAGAGNIYACEALYRTGIRPDKIANSLSHQQKEMLFYYVQEVLEEGIKYGGTSISDYRHADGKTGEMQLHLNVYKQKYCKTCGHEIETKVIATRNSHFCPNCQK; encoded by the coding sequence ATGCCAGAATTACCAGAAGTTGAACATGTTAAAAGAGGTATAGAACCTTTTGTAATAAATGAAAAAATTGATAAAGTTATTTTTTCAGAGAAGGTAATCGAAGGTAAAAATAATCAAAGAGAAACAATTATAAAAGGTATAGAGTTAGATAGTTTTAAAAAATTAACTGAAGGTTATGTTATATCTGAAGTTCTTAGGCGTAGTAAGTACATCGTTTTTCATATTGAAAAAGACAATGATCGTAGAATTTTGATAAGTCATTTAGGAATGGCAGGAGGATTTTTTGTAGTAGATGATTTAAAAGAAATAGGAACGCCAAATTACCGTAAACATTGGCAAGTGATTTTCGAACTTAACAATGGTAAAAAATTAGTTTACTCAGATATTAGACGTTTTGGAGAAATTAGAAATATTGCCAATTATGAAAGTTATCCTCCTTTTCTAGAAATAGCTCCAGAACCATTTGATAAAGAAGCAATGATACATTATCTGAGTTGTTTTGATATTAATAAATACGCTAATAAACCTATTAAACAGATGATTTTAGATCATAAAGTAATTGCTGGTGCTGGTAATATTTATGCTTGTGAAGCACTTTATAGAACTGGTATTCGACCTGATAAAATTGCTAACTCATTGAGTCATCAACAAAAAGAGATGTTATTTTATTATGTTCAAGAAGTTCTTGAAGAGGGTATTAAATACGGTGGAACAAGTATTTCTGATTATCGCCATGCTGACGGTAAAACCGGAGAAATGCAATTGCATTTAAATGTTTATAAACAGAAATATTGTAAAACATGTGGGCATGAAATAGAAACAAAAGTGATTGCCACTAGAAATAGTCATTTTTGCCCAAATTGTCAGAAATAA
- the polA gene encoding DNA polymerase I has translation MDKLVLIDGNSLSFRAFYALPLLSNKAGIHTNAIYGFAMLLEKIIKEEQPNHFLVAFDAGKTTFRHSKYSEYKGGRQKTPPELSEQFPYIRQLLDAYHIKHYELENYEADDIIGTLSREADKAGFETIIITGDRDLTQLATDNVTIYYTKKGVTDVDHYTPSFIAEKYDGLQPKQIIDMKGLMGDTSDNIPGVAGVGEKTAIKLLKQFTSVEGVYEHIDDVTAKKLKEKLVNSKDDALMSKDLATINVESPIEVTLNDTKLENQDDNTNKIELFKKLEFKQLLADIDEEANNDVVNEKTFEIESDFQHINFDSLEHAIIHFELEGTNYLKDNILKFGFYADDSHVVINAEDIKQYQDLVQWLEDKNTIKTVYDAKKTYVAAHRLNIDIQNVQFDVMLSSYIIDPSRSIDDVKSVVSLYGQNYVKDNVSVYGKGKKHQVPEEEVLNKHVASITEAIANSKPEMEAQLEEYNQVELLKDLELPLAKILSEMEEIGIYTDVEDLKQMENEIQEKLDVLIKNIHEAAGEEFNINSPKQLGVVLFETLKLPVIKKTKTGYSTAVDVLEQLQGEHPIIEHILEYRQLSKLQSTYVEGLQKVISKDQRIHTRFNQTLAQTGRLSSVDPNLQNIPIRLEEGRKIRKAFKPTDKDSVILSADYSQIELRVLAHITQDESLKEAFINGNDIHTATAMKVFNVEANEVDSLMRRQAKAVNFGIVYGISDYGLSQSLGITRKKAKAFIDDYLASFPGVKQYMSDIVKDAKAEGYVETLLHRRRYIPDITSRNFNLRSFAERTAMNTPIQGSAADIIKLAMVKFYEKVKDTNYHATLLLQVHDELIFELPKSEVEDFSKFVEEIMEQALDLDVPLKVDSSYGPTWYDAK, from the coding sequence TTGGATAAATTAGTGTTAATAGATGGTAACAGTTTAAGCTTTAGAGCGTTTTATGCTTTACCATTACTTTCTAATAAAGCTGGTATTCATACAAATGCTATATATGGCTTTGCGATGTTGCTTGAGAAAATTATTAAAGAAGAACAACCTAATCACTTTTTAGTTGCATTTGATGCTGGTAAAACTACTTTCAGACATTCTAAGTACAGTGAATATAAAGGTGGACGTCAAAAAACACCACCAGAATTAAGTGAACAATTTCCTTATATTCGTCAATTATTAGATGCTTATCACATTAAACACTATGAATTAGAAAATTATGAAGCGGATGACATTATTGGCACGCTAAGTAGAGAGGCTGATAAGGCTGGTTTCGAAACGATTATTATTACAGGGGATCGAGATTTAACACAATTAGCTACTGATAATGTTACAATTTATTACACTAAAAAAGGTGTGACAGATGTAGATCACTACACGCCAAGTTTTATAGCTGAAAAATATGATGGGCTACAACCGAAACAAATCATTGATATGAAAGGTCTCATGGGAGATACTTCAGATAATATTCCAGGGGTTGCTGGCGTTGGTGAGAAGACTGCAATCAAACTTCTTAAACAATTTACTTCTGTAGAAGGTGTTTATGAACATATTGATGATGTCACAGCTAAAAAATTAAAAGAAAAACTCGTGAATAGTAAAGATGATGCCTTGATGAGTAAAGACTTAGCTACAATTAATGTTGAAAGTCCCATTGAGGTTACTCTAAATGATACAAAATTAGAAAATCAAGATGATAACACTAACAAAATAGAATTGTTTAAAAAGCTTGAATTCAAACAATTATTAGCAGATATTGATGAAGAGGCTAATAACGATGTAGTTAACGAAAAGACCTTTGAAATTGAATCGGATTTTCAACATATCAACTTTGATAGTTTAGAGCATGCAATTATTCATTTTGAATTAGAGGGCACAAATTATCTTAAAGATAATATCCTAAAATTTGGTTTTTATGCTGATGATTCACATGTGGTCATAAATGCTGAAGATATTAAGCAATATCAAGATTTAGTCCAATGGTTAGAAGATAAAAATACGATTAAAACTGTATACGATGCTAAAAAAACTTATGTGGCTGCGCATCGTTTAAATATCGATATTCAAAATGTGCAGTTTGATGTAATGTTGTCTAGTTATATTATTGATCCTTCTCGTTCAATAGATGATGTAAAATCAGTAGTTTCACTTTATGGACAGAATTATGTTAAAGATAATGTGTCAGTTTACGGTAAGGGGAAAAAACATCAAGTTCCTGAAGAAGAAGTATTAAATAAACATGTAGCTTCAATCACAGAGGCAATTGCTAACTCTAAACCTGAAATGGAGGCTCAATTAGAAGAGTATAATCAAGTTGAGTTACTCAAAGATTTAGAATTACCACTTGCTAAAATTTTAAGTGAAATGGAAGAAATTGGTATTTATACTGATGTTGAAGACTTAAAACAAATGGAGAACGAAATCCAAGAAAAATTAGATGTTTTAATTAAAAACATTCATGAAGCTGCAGGAGAAGAATTTAATATTAATTCTCCTAAACAATTAGGAGTAGTTTTATTTGAAACGCTAAAACTACCTGTTATCAAGAAAACTAAGACAGGCTATTCAACAGCAGTAGACGTATTAGAACAATTGCAAGGAGAGCATCCAATTATTGAACATATATTGGAGTATCGACAATTGTCAAAATTACAATCAACTTATGTTGAAGGATTACAAAAAGTGATTAGTAAAGATCAGAGAATTCACACACGTTTTAATCAAACGTTAGCTCAAACAGGTAGACTTTCAAGTGTAGATCCAAACTTACAGAATATACCTATTCGTTTAGAAGAAGGAAGAAAAATTAGAAAAGCCTTTAAACCTACAGATAAGGATAGCGTAATCTTATCGGCTGACTATTCACAAATAGAGTTACGTGTGCTTGCGCATATTACTCAAGATGAAAGTTTGAAAGAGGCATTTATTAATGGTAACGATATTCATACTGCGACAGCTATGAAAGTATTTAACGTAGAAGCTAATGAAGTAGATAGTTTAATGCGTAGACAAGCCAAAGCAGTAAACTTTGGTATTGTGTATGGAATTAGCGATTATGGCTTAAGTCAAAGTTTAGGAATTACACGTAAAAAAGCGAAAGCTTTTATAGATGATTACTTAGCTAGTTTTCCTGGTGTAAAACAATACATGTCTGACATTGTTAAAGATGCTAAAGCAGAAGGATATGTTGAAACACTTCTACATCGACGTCGTTATATTCCAGATATTACAAGTCGTAATTTCAACTTAAGAAGTTTTGCAGAAAGAACAGCCATGAATACCCCGATACAAGGTAGCGCAGCAGATATTATTAAATTAGCTATGGTTAAGTTTTATGAAAAAGTTAAAGATACTAATTATCACGCGACATTATTATTGCAAGTTCATGATGAATTGATTTTCGAGTTGCCTAAATCTGAAGTCGAAGATTTTAGTAAGTTTGTTGAAGAAATTATGGAACAAGCTTTAGATTTAGATGTACCTCTAAAAGTAGATTCAAGTTATGGACCAACATGGTATGACGCTAAATAA
- a CDS encoding amino acid permease yields MAENLQRELSNRHVQLIAIGGAIGTGLFLGAGQTIAMTGPSILLTYIIIGFMLFMFMRGLGEIIIQNTNFKSFADVTNKYIGPFAGFITGWTYWLCWIITGMAEVTAVAKYVSFWFPEIPNWISALFCVLILMSFNLLSAKLFGELEFWFAIIKIATIIALIVVGIVMILFAFKTQFGHTSLTNLYNHGIFPKGASGFFMSFQMALFSFVGIEMIGVTAGETKDPEQTIPRAINSVPIRILIFYVGALAVIMSIIPWYKVDPDNSPFVKLFALIGVPFAAGIINFVVLTAAASSCNSGIFSNSRMLYGLSNQEQAPPAFSKTNKNGVPHTAIIASSALLLIAALLNYIFPDATKVFTYVTTISTVLFLVVWALIIIAYINYSRNNPELHKKATYKLPGGLYMGYAILIFFIFVFGLLFVNVDTRRAIYLTPIWFIILGLMYLRYKKVSKHA; encoded by the coding sequence ATGGCTGAAAATTTACAAAGAGAATTGAGCAATCGTCATGTTCAATTAATCGCCATTGGAGGCGCTATAGGAACGGGGTTATTCCTTGGTGCCGGTCAAACAATTGCAATGACGGGTCCCTCAATATTGCTTACCTATATCATTATAGGATTTATGTTATTCATGTTTATGCGTGGATTGGGAGAAATTATAATTCAAAACACTAATTTTAAATCATTTGCGGATGTTACTAATAAATACATAGGACCATTTGCTGGATTTATTACAGGGTGGACATATTGGTTATGTTGGATTATTACTGGTATGGCTGAAGTTACAGCGGTAGCTAAATATGTTAGTTTTTGGTTCCCTGAAATACCTAATTGGATTAGTGCTTTATTTTGTGTATTAATCTTAATGTCATTTAACCTACTAAGCGCCAAATTATTTGGTGAATTAGAATTTTGGTTTGCAATCATTAAAATTGCCACAATTATTGCTTTAATCGTTGTAGGTATTGTCATGATTCTTTTTGCTTTCAAAACACAATTCGGACATACAAGTTTAACTAATTTATACAACCATGGAATATTCCCTAAAGGGGCTTCAGGGTTCTTCATGTCATTCCAGATGGCACTATTTTCATTCGTAGGAATCGAAATGATTGGTGTTACTGCTGGAGAGACAAAAGATCCTGAACAAACTATACCAAGGGCAATCAATAGTGTACCTATTAGAATATTAATTTTCTATGTTGGGGCATTAGCAGTAATTATGTCAATCATTCCTTGGTACAAAGTTGATCCAGATAACAGCCCTTTCGTTAAATTATTCGCTTTAATTGGAGTACCATTTGCAGCTGGAATAATTAACTTTGTGGTTTTAACTGCTGCTGCATCATCATGTAATAGTGGTATCTTTTCAAATAGTAGAATGCTGTACGGACTATCTAATCAAGAACAAGCTCCACCAGCCTTCTCTAAAACGAACAAAAACGGTGTACCACACACAGCTATTATAGCTTCATCAGCATTATTGCTAATTGCAGCGTTGTTAAATTATATTTTCCCTGACGCTACTAAGGTATTTACTTATGTTACAACTATTTCAACTGTACTATTTTTAGTTGTATGGGCATTAATTATTATTGCTTATATCAATTACAGTAGAAATAATCCAGAGTTACATAAAAAGGCAACTTATAAATTACCTGGTGGTCTATATATGGGATATGCAATATTAATTTTCTTCATTTTTGTCTTCGGCTTATTATTTGTAAATGTCGATACTAGAAGAGCTATCTATTTAACACCTATTTGGTTTATTATTTTAGGTCTCATGTACTTACGATACAAAAAGGTAAGCAAACACGCGTAA
- the icd gene encoding NADP-dependent isocitrate dehydrogenase, whose product MSAEKITQTNEGLNVPNEPIIPFIIGDGIGPDIWKAASRVIDAAVEKAYNGEKRIEWKEVLAGQKAYDETGEWLPQETLDTIKEYLIAVKGPLTTPIGGGIRSLNVALRQELDLFTCLRPVRWFQGVPSPVKRPEDVDMVIFRENTEDIYAGIEFKEGTSEVKKVIDFLQNEMGATNIRFPETSGIGIKPVSKEGTERLVRAAIQYALDNNRKSVTLVHKGNIMKFTEGSFKQWGYDLAHNEFGDKVFTWQQYDEIVEKEGKDAANEAQDKAEKEGKIIIKDSIADIFLQQILTRPAEHDVVATMNLNGDYISDALAAQVGGIGIAPGANINYETGHAIFEATHGTAPKYAGLNKVNPSSEILSSVLMLEHLGWQEAANKITDSIEATIASKIVTYDFARLMDGAEEVSTSEFADELIKNLK is encoded by the coding sequence ATGTCAGCAGAAAAAATTACTCAAACTAATGAAGGTTTAAATGTACCAAACGAACCAATTATTCCATTTATTATTGGTGATGGAATTGGACCAGATATTTGGAAAGCTGCAAGTCGCGTTATTGATGCAGCAGTAGAAAAAGCTTACAACGGCGAAAAACGTATTGAATGGAAAGAAGTTTTAGCTGGACAAAAAGCTTATGATGAAACAGGAGAATGGTTACCTCAAGAAACTTTAGACACGATTAAAGAATATTTAATCGCTGTTAAAGGACCTTTAACTACGCCAATTGGTGGCGGGATCCGTTCACTAAATGTTGCTTTAAGACAAGAATTAGATTTATTTACTTGCTTACGTCCTGTTCGTTGGTTCCAAGGTGTACCATCTCCAGTTAAACGTCCTGAAGATGTAGATATGGTTATTTTCCGTGAAAACACTGAAGATATCTACGCAGGTATTGAATTTAAAGAAGGAACTTCAGAAGTTAAAAAAGTAATTGATTTCTTACAAAATGAGATGGGAGCTACTAACATCCGCTTCCCAGAAACTTCAGGTATTGGTATTAAACCTGTATCTAAAGAAGGTACAGAACGTCTTGTTAGAGCAGCTATTCAATATGCTTTAGATAACAATCGTAAATCTGTGACTTTAGTGCATAAAGGTAACATTATGAAATTCACTGAAGGTTCATTCAAACAATGGGGTTATGACTTAGCTCATAATGAATTTGGTGATAAAGTATTTACTTGGCAACAATATGATGAAATTGTTGAAAAAGAAGGTAAAGATGCAGCAAATGAAGCTCAAGATAAAGCTGAAAAAGAAGGCAAAATTATTATCAAAGATTCAATTGCTGATATCTTCTTACAACAAATCTTAACTCGTCCAGCTGAACATGATGTAGTAGCAACTATGAACTTAAATGGTGACTACATTTCAGATGCTTTAGCTGCACAAGTTGGCGGTATTGGTATCGCTCCAGGTGCTAATATTAATTACGAAACAGGCCACGCTATCTTTGAAGCAACTCATGGTACAGCTCCAAAATACGCTGGATTAAACAAAGTTAATCCATCATCAGAAATTTTAAGTTCAGTTCTAATGTTAGAACACTTAGGTTGGCAAGAAGCTGCTAATAAAATCACTGATTCAATTGAAGCAACTATCGCTTCTAAAATTGTAACTTACGATTTTGCTCGTTTAATGGATGGCGCTGAAGAAGTTTCAACTTCAGAGTTCGCTGACGAGTTAATTAAAAACTTAAAGTAA
- a CDS encoding response regulator transcription factor, producing MSQKVLVVDDEQSIVTLLKYNLETAGYIVEVAYDGEEALKKVEEEQPELIVLDVMLPKKDGIEVCKSIRSDKNLVPILMLTAKDDEFDRVLGLELGTDDYMTKPFSPREVVARVKAILRRSKFVNEIEKEDTDEEDIIIDSIRIRPEFFEVYKDEELLELTPKEFELLLYLIERQGRVITREHMLNSVWNYEFAGDSRIVDVHISHLRDKLEENPKQPKLIKTVRGLGYKLERPKA from the coding sequence ATGTCACAAAAAGTATTAGTGGTTGATGATGAACAATCAATCGTGACCTTACTAAAGTATAATTTAGAAACAGCAGGATACATAGTTGAAGTCGCGTATGACGGCGAGGAAGCATTAAAAAAGGTTGAAGAAGAGCAACCTGAACTTATTGTATTGGACGTCATGTTACCTAAGAAGGATGGTATTGAGGTGTGTAAATCAATTCGATCTGACAAAAATTTAGTACCTATTTTAATGTTAACCGCAAAAGATGATGAGTTTGATCGTGTTTTAGGACTTGAACTAGGTACTGACGATTACATGACAAAGCCATTCTCACCTAGAGAAGTGGTTGCAAGAGTTAAGGCTATTTTAAGACGTTCTAAGTTTGTTAATGAAATTGAGAAAGAGGACACAGATGAGGAAGACATCATCATCGACTCTATTCGTATACGTCCTGAATTCTTTGAAGTATATAAAGATGAAGAATTATTAGAGTTAACTCCTAAAGAATTCGAATTATTATTATACTTAATTGAAAGACAAGGCCGTGTCATTACACGAGAGCATATGCTCAATTCTGTTTGGAATTATGAATTTGCTGGGGACTCTCGAATCGTCGATGTACATATTAGTCATTTAAGAGATAAATTGGAAGAGAATCCAAAACAACCTAAATTAATTAAAACAGTGCGAGGATTAGGTTATAAATTGGAGAGACCTAAAGCTTAA
- the pnpS gene encoding two-component system histidine kinase PnpS, producing the protein MLKFHHRLLLLISTITIISFIGLGAIIHNTIYQTLTSNQINELRKEAHNYVNLLNHKKGEEIDNLADNQQNIVVIKNEADGHIIFSSGDSKKIDSRIDNAANPSNLITKKTNIGTRYTFKDNIGNKTVYISGINDEIIDLQREMWKYLSIIGVIVLFTVYLASRSINRTYIRPINEVTYATSLLADGYYHVRVPESNVKETRALFVTTNELARRLQKLNNSQKIQSNRLKTTLENIPSSVLMIDKHGEIVVANHAYYEVFSPDQQVENKNYIGFIDDSIEKLIIESFRTEKVIYDQIEVDINNVHTKYFDVSCVPILSKSKKKLQGMVVVLHDITNLQKLENLRREFVANVSHELKTPITSIKGFAETLIEGAKNDEQSLDMFLNIILKESNRIESLVMDLLDLSHIEQQTEIETNYMNLSELAYNTIDNLQTQAINKNIEIQPEIEKDVIIEAHENKIAQVITNLLSNAINYSLEDNKVIVRVFREGKKVNLEIQDFGIGISVKDQKHIFERFYRVDKARSRDSGGTGLGLSITKHIVEAHNGRININSRLGEGSTFKVTFIDE; encoded by the coding sequence ATGCTAAAGTTTCATCACCGTTTATTATTATTAATTAGTACTATAACAATAATTAGTTTTATTGGTTTAGGTGCAATTATTCACAACACAATTTATCAAACTTTAACTAGCAATCAAATCAATGAATTAAGAAAAGAAGCACATAATTATGTCAATTTACTAAATCATAAAAAAGGTGAAGAGATTGACAACCTTGCTGATAATCAACAAAATATCGTTGTTATAAAAAACGAAGCTGATGGACACATCATTTTTTCATCAGGTGATAGTAAAAAGATAGATAGTAGAATTGATAATGCAGCAAATCCTTCTAACTTAATTACTAAAAAAACTAATATCGGTACGCGCTATACTTTTAAAGATAATATAGGTAACAAAACCGTATACATAAGTGGAATTAATGATGAAATCATAGATTTACAAAGAGAAATGTGGAAATACCTTTCTATAATAGGCGTCATAGTGTTATTCACAGTTTACTTAGCTAGTAGAAGTATCAATCGAACATACATAAGACCTATTAATGAAGTGACGTATGCAACATCATTATTGGCAGATGGTTATTATCATGTTCGTGTTCCAGAAAGTAATGTTAAGGAAACACGTGCACTTTTTGTAACAACGAATGAGCTAGCCAGAAGATTGCAGAAATTGAACAATAGTCAAAAAATACAATCAAATCGTTTGAAAACAACACTTGAGAATATACCAAGTTCTGTTTTAATGATTGATAAACATGGCGAAATAGTTGTTGCGAACCATGCTTACTATGAAGTATTTAGTCCGGATCAACAGGTTGAAAATAAGAATTATATTGGTTTCATAGATGATAGTATTGAGAAGCTAATAATAGAAAGCTTTAGAACTGAGAAGGTAATCTATGATCAAATTGAAGTAGACATTAATAATGTACATACTAAATACTTTGATGTATCATGTGTCCCAATTTTGTCCAAATCTAAGAAGAAATTACAAGGTATGGTTGTCGTACTTCATGATATTACTAACCTTCAAAAATTAGAAAATCTTAGAAGAGAGTTTGTGGCTAATGTGTCACATGAATTAAAAACCCCAATTACTTCTATTAAAGGTTTTGCAGAGACACTTATTGAAGGTGCTAAAAATGATGAGCAATCTCTTGATATGTTCTTGAACATCATTTTGAAAGAATCTAATAGAATAGAATCGTTAGTTATGGATTTATTGGATTTATCGCATATCGAACAACAAACCGAGATTGAAACGAACTATATGAATTTATCTGAATTAGCTTATAATACGATTGATAACTTGCAGACTCAAGCTATAAATAAAAATATTGAAATTCAACCTGAAATTGAAAAAGATGTCATCATAGAAGCTCATGAAAATAAAATTGCTCAAGTTATTACTAACTTACTTTCAAATGCGATTAATTATTCTCTTGAGGATAATAAGGTTATTGTACGAGTATTTAGAGAGGGTAAAAAGGTTAATTTAGAAATTCAAGATTTCGGAATTGGTATTAGCGTCAAGGATCAAAAACATATCTTTGAACGTTTCTACAGAGTAGATAAAGCGAGAAGTAGAGATTCTGGCGGTACAGGTTTAGGTTTATCAATAACTAAACATATTGTCGAAGCCCATAACGGACGAATCAACATAAATAGTAGACTTGGAGAAGGTTCGACCTTCAAAGTTACTTTTATAGATGAATAA